In Helianthus annuus cultivar XRQ/B chromosome 8, HanXRQr2.0-SUNRISE, whole genome shotgun sequence, a single genomic region encodes these proteins:
- the LOC118481055 gene encoding uncharacterized protein LOC118481055 produces MGTFRAFLECKPPTFDGTGGAIDLLHWIRRIEYTFEESESLAGKRVEYATVMLQGKAYSWWNAQIQMLGLADANATLWSDFKDLIKEELCHLDDILKLEIEYYGLKMEGSEIEAYTKRSNDLAALCPYMSQPISRRIKLYHRGLVPEIQGSVIAANLPTIQQVIRLAH; encoded by the coding sequence ATGGGCACCTTCAGGGCGTTCTTGGAGTGTAAACCTCCCactttcgacggcactggaggggCAATCGACCTTCTGCACTGGATCCGAAGAATCGAATATACGTTTGAAGAAAGTGAAAGTCTTGCCGGCAAACGAGTAGAGTACGCTACTGTCATGTTGCAAGGGAAAGCGTattcttggtggaacgcacaaatTCAGATGCTTGGGTTGGCAGACGCGAATGCCACCCTCTGGAGCGACTTCAAGGATTTGATTAAGGAAGAATTATGCCACCTGGACGACATTCTGAAACTTGAAATAGAGTATTATGGTTTGAAGATGGAAggatcagagattgaggcatacacaaAGAGGTCCAACGACTTGGCTGCCTTATGTCCTTACATGTCACAACCCATATCTAGACGAATCAAGCTATACCACAGAGGCTTAGTCCCGGAAATCCAAGGGTCTGTAATTGCGGCCAACCTTCCTACAATCCAGCAAGTCATTCGTTTGGCGCACTAA